The Rhodopseudomonas palustris genome window below encodes:
- a CDS encoding primosomal protein N', producing MDDLPISSPASHAPASVVDVLVPVAIDQAYSYRVPRGLSLKPGDVVAVPLGAREVLGVVWAENPNPDPRLHNRLKDVAEKLDVPPLRDELRRMVDWVSTYTLSARGMVLRMCLRMGEHLGPERQRLGVRLVGSPPQRMTPARRRLLEILSDGLLHGKSDLAKEAGVSPGVIDGLVDEGTLQVEPMPRENPAPEPDPDFAPADFSPEQARAAETMRGLVTAGGFQAALIDGVTGSGKTEVYFEAVAEVIRQGRQSLILMPEIALTGQFLERFSQRFGVRPLEWHSELTPRARARNWAAIAAGQARVVVGARSALFLPYADLGLIIVDEEHDQAYKQEDGVHYHARDMAVVRASIAKIPIVLASATPSVETEVNARKGRYTRIPLPSRFGGQHMPQIEAIDLRREPPMRGRFISPRLAEQIGFAIERREQALLFLNRRGYAPLTLCRACGHRFACTICDAWLVDHRFRQRLVCHHCGFSMPRPPACPHCGAEGSLVAVGPGVERLQEEAASLFPNARTMVLSSDLITSIETMRAELNEIAEGRVDIIIGTQLVAKGHNFPRLNLVGVVDADLGLSNGDPRAAERTFQLLNQVIGRAGRDQGRGVGFLQTHQPEHPVMKALVACDREAFYASEIDIRERTLYPPFGRLASLIISAGDRPTAEGFGRQLASAAPLDERVQVLGPAEAPLAVIKGRYRFRLLVKSVRGFDLSNYLRSWLAKGPKTKGNLKLEVDVDPQSFL from the coding sequence ATGGATGATTTGCCGATCAGCAGCCCGGCCTCCCACGCGCCTGCCAGCGTCGTCGACGTCCTTGTGCCGGTTGCGATCGATCAGGCCTATTCGTACCGGGTGCCGCGCGGCCTTTCGCTGAAGCCCGGCGACGTCGTGGCGGTGCCGCTGGGCGCCCGCGAAGTCCTTGGCGTGGTCTGGGCGGAGAATCCGAATCCGGACCCGCGGTTGCACAACCGCCTCAAGGATGTGGCTGAAAAGCTCGACGTGCCGCCGCTGCGCGACGAGCTGCGCCGGATGGTCGACTGGGTTTCGACCTACACGCTGTCGGCGCGCGGGATGGTGCTGCGGATGTGCCTGCGGATGGGCGAGCATCTGGGCCCGGAGCGGCAGCGCCTGGGCGTGCGGCTGGTCGGCTCGCCGCCGCAGCGGATGACGCCGGCGCGCCGGCGCCTGCTGGAGATCCTGTCGGACGGGCTGCTGCACGGTAAATCCGACCTCGCCAAGGAAGCCGGCGTCAGCCCCGGCGTGATCGACGGACTGGTCGACGAGGGGACGCTGCAGGTCGAGCCGATGCCGCGTGAGAACCCGGCACCGGAGCCCGATCCGGATTTTGCGCCGGCTGACTTTTCACCCGAGCAGGCCCGCGCTGCCGAAACCATGCGCGGCCTGGTGACCGCTGGCGGCTTTCAGGCGGCGCTGATCGACGGCGTCACCGGCTCCGGCAAGACTGAAGTCTATTTCGAGGCAGTCGCCGAGGTGATCCGGCAGGGCCGGCAAAGCCTTATCCTGATGCCGGAGATCGCGCTCACCGGGCAGTTTCTCGAGCGCTTCTCCCAGCGATTCGGCGTGCGGCCGCTGGAGTGGCACTCCGAACTGACCCCGCGCGCCCGCGCGCGCAACTGGGCGGCAATCGCCGCGGGCCAGGCTCGCGTCGTGGTCGGCGCCCGGTCGGCGCTGTTTCTGCCTTACGCCGATCTCGGGCTGATCATCGTCGATGAGGAGCACGACCAGGCCTACAAGCAGGAAGACGGCGTGCATTATCACGCCCGCGACATGGCGGTGGTGCGGGCGTCGATTGCCAAAATTCCGATCGTGCTGGCGTCGGCAACGCCGTCGGTCGAGACCGAGGTCAATGCTCGCAAGGGCCGCTACACGCGGATTCCGCTGCCGTCACGGTTCGGCGGACAGCACATGCCGCAGATCGAAGCGATCGATCTGCGGCGCGAGCCGCCGATGCGTGGCCGCTTCATTTCGCCGCGGCTCGCCGAGCAGATCGGCTTCGCGATCGAGCGCCGCGAACAGGCGCTGCTGTTTCTCAATCGCCGCGGCTATGCGCCGCTGACGCTGTGCCGCGCCTGCGGGCATCGCTTTGCCTGCACGATCTGCGACGCCTGGCTGGTCGATCACCGCTTCCGGCAGCGCCTGGTGTGTCACCATTGCGGATTCTCGATGCCGCGGCCGCCGGCCTGTCCGCATTGCGGCGCCGAGGGCTCGCTGGTTGCGGTCGGGCCCGGCGTGGAGCGGCTGCAGGAAGAGGCTGCGAGCCTGTTTCCCAATGCCCGCACCATGGTGCTGTCGAGCGATCTGATCACCTCGATCGAGACGATGCGGGCCGAGCTGAACGAGATCGCGGAGGGCCGTGTCGACATCATCATCGGCACCCAGCTCGTCGCCAAGGGCCACAACTTCCCGCGGCTCAATCTGGTCGGCGTCGTCGATGCCGACCTCGGCCTGTCCAACGGCGATCCGCGCGCCGCCGAGCGCACCTTCCAGCTGCTCAATCAGGTGATCGGCCGCGCCGGCCGCGATCAGGGCCGCGGCGTCGGCTTCCTGCAGACGCATCAGCCCGAGCATCCGGTGATGAAGGCGTTGGTCGCCTGTGACCGCGAGGCGTTTTACGCTAGCGAAATCGACATCCGGGAGCGCACGCTGTATCCGCCGTTCGGCAGGCTCGCGAGCCTGATCATATCGGCCGGTGATCGGCCGACCGCGGAAGGCTTCGGCCGTCAGCTCGCGAGCGCTGCGCCGCTCGATGAGCGGGTGCAGGTGCTGGGCCCTGCCGAAGCGCCGCTCGCTGTGATCAAGGGGCGCTATCGATTCCGGTTGCTGGTGAAATCGGTGCGCGGGTTCGATCTGTCGAACTACTTGCGCTCTTGGCTCGCCAAAGGACCCAAGACCAAAGGTAATCTGAAGCTAGAAGTCGACGTCGATCCGCAAAGCTTTCTCTGA
- a CDS encoding septal ring lytic transglycosylase RlpA family protein, translating to MVRKKTPALLTTGPAAAAAMIVASVFLGGSVGEASANSRHHRHHHHSHHSDWRSANASVESGGGRSFSGMASYYGNESGSRTASGQRMNANAMTAAHRTLPFGTKLRVTHGGRSVVVTINDRGPFIRGRVLDLSTGAARAIGLTSRGVGRVVAEVM from the coding sequence ATGGTTCGAAAGAAAACACCGGCGCTGCTCACCACCGGGCCGGCTGCGGCCGCGGCGATGATCGTCGCCTCTGTCTTCCTTGGCGGATCGGTAGGCGAAGCCTCGGCGAACAGCCGGCATCACCGCCACCACCACCATAGCCACCACAGCGACTGGCGCTCGGCCAATGCGTCGGTGGAGAGCGGCGGTGGCCGCAGCTTCTCCGGTATGGCTTCGTACTACGGCAATGAGTCCGGCAGCCGCACCGCGTCGGGCCAGCGCATGAACGCCAACGCGATGACCGCCGCGCACCGCACGCTGCCGTTCGGCACCAAGCTGCGCGTCACCCACGGCGGCCGTAGCGTGGTCGTCACCATCAACGATCGCGGTCCGTTCATTCGCGGCCGTGTTCTCGACCTGTCGACCGGCGCTGCGCGCGCGATCGGCCTGACCAGCCGTGGAGTCGGCCGGGTCGTTGCGGAAGTGATGTAA